The Pseudomonadota bacterium genome segment GTCGGCGATGCCCTGAAGGCACTCGGTGCCGTTGCTGCACAGTTGCGTGCCGATGAACAACTCGACTTCGATCGCGCCGTTGGACGCCGCTTCGACGTAGTTCTTGAACACGACGAGGCCGTCGTAGTCTTCGTCGTTCTCGTTCGAGTTTGCGGTGGCGCGCAAGGTGATGTCGGCCGCCTGTGCAGCGGTTGCGCCCAACGCGACCGCGGCCGCGAGTGCCAAGGTCTTCAGTGAACCCTTCATCATAGGGTGTCCTCCTCGTGTGGTGTGTGAAGGTGTGTGGTTCCCGTGACGGGAGCCATGGGTTTGCCAGCAGCCGAGGCTGCATCGCGAACGTGATCTACCTGCTGCGACCCGATCACGGCAGTGTCAGCCGTGTCAGGTTCTGTTGCATACGGTCCACGGGTAACCCGGAGGGTACCGCATCCGGCACAATGGCATCAGGGTCTTTTTGGTCGTCCGTCAGGGCGTGCATGAACGCCACAAGCGACGCGATCTCGTCGTCGGTGAGCGCGGGCCCTGGCGCGGGCACGGCCGCTGCCTGGCGTGCCATCTCAATCCGATCCGACTGGATAATGAAATCGACTGGCGCGAGCCACGGTACGTCGATGAGGTTGGCGTCGTCGCGCGTCCATTTGGCCCGCATGCCAGCGGGATCCAGGTGCTGTCGGATGATGCCGTCGAGCGTGGGCCAGGCGCCGTTGTGGCCGTATGGCGCGGTCAGCGCGACATTGCGCAACATCGGCGTGCGAAAGGCGTAGGCGTCTTCGATGTCGTCGGTCTCAGCCAGTCGGCCGAGGTCGCGCGCGAGCAGGTTGAAGCGCCGCGTCCGACCCGGACCGAACGCGGGCAGGCCGAGTGCATGAAACTCCTGGTCACTGAGCCACATGCCGCTGTGGCAACTGGCGCAGTTGGCTTTGCCGTAGAACAGCGACATGCCGCGCAGTTGCACCGGGCTCATCGCGTCGCTGTCACCGCGCAGGTGGCGGTCGAAGGGCGTGTCGATGCGCTGCCAGGTGGCGTTAATGAAGGCACTCAGTGCGTTGGCGATGTCGACGATTGTGATGTCGCCGGGCGTAGAGATGTGGGCCTTGTGCTCGATGAAGTGCTCGGCATAGGCCGGGATCGCGGCGACACGCGCAGCGATGATCGGCCAGGCCGCATCAATGCGGTCGTGCACCGCGCCGATGACTTCGTTCTCTTTCAGATTGCCCGCCATTTCGAACTGCGCGACCAGTGGGAACAGGGCCTGCGCGGCGAGCAGGTTGTCGAGGCCGCCGGGCAACCACTCCTCGGCCGGGCTGTTGAAGCCGTTGCCGTAGAGGTCACTTTCCGAGAGACGCCCGTCGTGGAACATCGTGTGCAACTCGCGAGCACCGAGGTTGAACAGGGCTTGCGAATTGCGTGGCACGCGCTTCTTGATCCGGTCTGCGCCGCTGCCCGGTGTGCGTGCCGGGCCAAGGCCCATACCGCCCTCGCCGATGCCGAGCGACAAACCGTCGCTGGTGTTCAGCCCGGGGTGGTGACAGGTCGCACAACTTATGTTTCGATTGCCCGATAGGATGCGGTCGAAGAACAACAGCTGCCCCACCTCGACATCGGCCGGGTCGGTTGCGTGAAAATCGGCTGGCGTTGGGGCCGGCGGCAGCGTCGTCGCCTGCACCGAGGCGCTGAACACGAGGAACAACAGGGCATGAAACACAGCTGGGCGTTCGCGGCGTTGTTGTCGACATCGACCGTGTGGGCCGACATTGAAATTGCCCGCGACCTGATGGAAGCGAACCGCTTTGTCGAGGCGCGGACGGCGTTGCGGCCGGCTGCCAATTCGGGCAACGCCGACGCCGAAGAGTTGATTGGCATCCTCTACGCGATGGGCCTGGGTGTCGAACGCGACGACCGGCGGGCGTTCGAGTGGTACCTGCGCAGTGCGATGAAAGGGCACGCGGGCGCCCAGTCCGGCGTGGGCTGGTACTACGAAGTCGGCCGTGGCATGCCGGCGCCCGACCTCGTCAGGGCCTACCTCTGGTACACCCTGAGCGCCATTGGCGGCGACCCGGATGCCGTGCTGTCGCTCGAATCGCTGGCACCCAAACTCACGCGCGAGCAGCGAGACGAGGCGCTGGAACTGGTCGCGGACTACAAGACCTGGATGTACCCCTTTCGCTGAGCGCACGCTGCGCGGCTGTTTTGCCTGATCGCGGCCCCACATCATTCGACAAAGCCGGTCCAGCGCGGTATTGCCAATGACAAGGCCGGTATGTAGGTGATCAGGAAGATCACGAGGATCTCCACGGCGAGGAACGGCAGAATGGCCCGCGCGATGGTTTCCACGCGTTCCTTCGACACACTCGAGGCAACAAACAGCACCAACCCCATGGGCGGTGTGGCGAGGCCGACGGTCAGGTTCACGCTCATGATGATCGCGAAGTGCACCGGGTGGACGCCGAGGTCGACGAACACCGGGCCGAGGATCGGACCGAGGATGATGATTGCGGGGCCGGCGTCGAGAAACATGCCGACGACGAACAGCAGCAAGTTGATCAACAGCAGCAGCAGCAGCGGGTTTTCCGTCAGCCCGAGGATGAAGTCGGCGAGGATCTCGGGCGCGTGGCTCAGGCTCACGACGGTCTTGAAGGCCATGGCCGCACCCACCAGCAGCAACACGACCGCCGAGGTGATGCCCGCGCGGGTGAACACTTGCGGCAGGTCGGCGAAGGTCATTGAGCGCATCACGAAGAGCCCGACAAGCAGCGCCCACGCCACCGCCACGGCGGCCGCCTCGGTCGGCGTGAACACGCCGCCCAGGATGCCACCGATGATGATCACGGGTGTCATCAGCGG includes the following:
- a CDS encoding cytochrome c peroxidase gives rise to the protein MFHALLFLVFSASVQATTLPPAPTPADFHATDPADVEVGQLLFFDRILSGNRNISCATCHHPGLNTSDGLSLGIGEGGMGLGPARTPGSGADRIKKRVPRNSQALFNLGARELHTMFHDGRLSESDLYGNGFNSPAEEWLPGGLDNLLAAQALFPLVAQFEMAGNLKENEVIGAVHDRIDAAWPIIAARVAAIPAYAEHFIEHKAHISTPGDITIVDIANALSAFINATWQRIDTPFDRHLRGDSDAMSPVQLRGMSLFYGKANCASCHSGMWLSDQEFHALGLPAFGPGRTRRFNLLARDLGRLAETDDIEDAYAFRTPMLRNVALTAPYGHNGAWPTLDGIIRQHLDPAGMRAKWTRDDANLIDVPWLAPVDFIIQSDRIEMARQAAAVPAPGPALTDDEIASLVAFMHALTDDQKDPDAIVPDAVPSGLPVDRMQQNLTRLTLP
- a CDS encoding tetratricopeptide repeat protein; amino-acid sequence: MKHSWAFAALLSTSTVWADIEIARDLMEANRFVEARTALRPAANSGNADAEELIGILYAMGLGVERDDRRAFEWYLRSAMKGHAGAQSGVGWYYEVGRGMPAPDLVRAYLWYTLSAIGGDPDAVLSLESLAPKLTREQRDEALELVADYKTWMYPFR